The Cucurbita pepo subsp. pepo cultivar mu-cu-16 unplaced genomic scaffold, ASM280686v2 Cp4.1_scaffold000588, whole genome shotgun sequence genomic interval TTCTCGAAGGGGGCTAATGCTTTTGTCCCATCACCATGGTTCTTGCAGAAGTCTTAGGAATTGCGGCTTGGAGGGACAGATTCTTAATTTTAGCAAGAATGCAAACCTCAGTTACTTGTAAGTTACAGGATCTCTATAGGTGTTTActtttgcttcttcttttggCTAATGATCATTGCTATGATATTTTCTACTTTGCTTGTTCTACAGGGATCTTAGCTGGAACCATTTTACTGGACCCATACCACCATATAACCTCTCTTCTCAAATGACAACGATGTATGCCATTTATTGATGTTGAATTATCAATTAGTacttgttgaggattgtcgGGAGAGGAGTACCATgttagctaattaaggggttggtcatgggtttataagtaaggaacgctatctccattggtacgaggtcttttgggaaccaaaagcaaagccatgagagcttacgctcaaagtggacaataccataccattgtggagagtcgtggttcctaacagtACTTGCATCGGTTCTGATGAGTTTTCTCGTGCTTAACAAATCCATTTATGTTGTAGAATTTTGTCACACAACCAGCTGAATGGATCTATCCCCAGCAGTTTCTCCGGTCTTCCTGCCCTCCAGAAACTGTAAGATTGTATCTGATATCAATGCATGGTTTTACAAATGTTTTCATGACAAAATGGCTATGTTTGTCAAAGCATCTGATCTTGTCAATGACTGTTCCTTGCAGGTCACTTGAGAACAACACTCTAAATGGTTCTGTGCCTTCATCTCTATGGGAGAAAGTGGTCTTCAATTCGAGTGCTCGACTTTTACTGTAAATCCTTGAGCAAAAATATAGGATAGGAATTTGAGACGTTGTTGGAGTgccattcctttttttttttcctgttcttGAGAGAGTGAGATCTGATGACGTTTCTATTTAATGAATGAtcacttccttttctttttaattcagtGATCTTCGGGACAATTCATTTTCTGGCATTTCCGGAAGCACGAACCCTCCAGTTAATGTCACTCTAAGGTATGCATTTTACTCAATGCGCAGGTTCTTCTATTGGCTTTGATGTCCATGAAAGCCTATCTTTTGTAGGCATGCATTATATGTCTTGGCCACATCAAACTGTAGGTGCTATCATAGGAAAGTACTGTTAATAGGCCCTGTCGAGACGAGAATGagttatctttttctttagaaGTTTACCTGATGTCTTAtactgtaatagcccaagcccaagcgcaccgttagtagatattgtcctctttgggctttccctttcgggcttcccctcaaggtttttcgggttttccacacccttataaagaatgtttcgttctctttcccaaccgatgtgggatctcataatccaccctctttaaggcccaacgtctttgctggcactcgttcccttctccaattgatgtgggaccccccaatccaccccccttcgaggcccagcgtccttgctggcacaccgcctcgtgtccaccccccttcggggctcatcctccttgctggcacatcacccagtGCTTGAgtctataccatttgtaatgctcaagtctaccgctagcagatattgtcttctctggactttccctttcgggcttcctctcaaggtttttaaaacgtgtatgctagggagaggtttccacacccttataaaaaatgtttcgttctcttccccaaccgatgtgggatctcacatataaaCACAATATATCGTAAATACcctgtatttttctttttcctaatgTCTTTTTGTCCAAAATGTAAGTTTCTGCATGTATTATATGCATGCCTGGAATTCAAATGTCTGAGTTAATCATTTTGTCTATGTTAAATCTTGAAAGAGTTCTTTGGCTTCTTATTTTCAGAAAGCTGCTTTCTATAATCCTCATTCAACCATGTTTGATTCTGCAGGCTTGAAGGCAATCCATTCTGCCTAAATTTAAGAGGACAGAACTCTAAGTTGTTCTGTGCATCAAAAACTGTAGATGATGGGTTGTTTAGAAGCTCGAGCACCTTCAACGAATCATGTCCAGTCAGAGGTTGTCCAACAGATGTTTTTTTCGAATACGTGCCAGACGCCCCAGATCCATGCTTTTGTGCAGCACCCCTTGGGATAGGATATAGGCTAAAGAGTCCAAGTTTTTCCTACTTTCCTCCATACAAATATTCATTTCAAGAATATGTGACAAAGGAACTCACTTTGGATAAGTATCAATTGTCGATCGATTCATACGATTGGGAAGGATCTCGTATGAGGATGTATCTTAAGATTTTCCCATTATTTGATAGTGGTTCTCACTTGTTGAATGACAATGAGGTGCTTCAAATTACAGAAAAATTTATGTCATGGAATTTTACTCGTAATGACCTCTTTGGCCCGTACGAGCTTCTCAACTTCACATTCCCCAACCGTTCTCAGACCAGTATGCATTTTGTTTTGCAATATTCCTTTTAAATAACGGTGCTCAACTGGCCTTGTTCTGTTTTAACCTTTCAAGTTTATCAGTGCAGTCACTCTCCCTAGAGAGAAGGTGGGGATTGGTGAAGGCATCTTGGCTGCCATTATAGTTGGATCTGTCACCTGTGTTGTTTTGATTGTAGCAGTGGTCATACTTCTGTTCACTAGGCGTTCGAGTAGCCATAACAATTTGTCAAGGAAAAACTTCTGTAAGTATGATAGAACTGACGATCGAATTAATCTCTGATGATTATGACATAAAGTGCTCGAAAATTTGCTTTCGTTACAGCTTCGGTGATCGGTATGAAGATTGATGGTGTAAAAGCATTTTCATTCAAAGAAATGCAATCAGCTACTGGATATTTCAACTGTTCATCTCAAGTAGGCCATGGAGGATATGGCAAGGTCTATAAAGGCATATTGTCTGATAATTCAGTTGTCGCTATCAAACGTGCAGAAGAAGGATCGTTGCAAGGCCAAAAAGAATTCTTGACGGAGATACACCTCTTATCACGAGTTCATCACCGAAATCTAGTTTCGCTAATCGGATATTGTGATGAAGAAGGGGAACAAGTATGTTTCTTGGTTGCttggtttctttgttttatttcatttaggtCCTATGATGATCTCTTGGGGCTAGCCATTGAGCTTATGAATGTCATTAAATCATGTCACTGACTACATATGTTGATATCAACTTCTAAAGTCAGACAAGGTTTTTTTGAAGAGTTCTATGAATTGAAGACAAAGTAGTAAGCCAGTTGCTATGCTTTTCATTGATTTATTTCGTTCTGTCGTTCTGCAGATGCTGGTTTACGAGTTTATGTCGAACGGGACTTTGCGCGACTGGATTTCTGGTTGTGAATTTTCTGGTATTGGCCTCAGCTAATATCTTATTTGTTCTGAACCTTGATCTATTCTACATGTTCATGGCTTCCATTATATGCTTCATTACAAATTCTCTTGGGGCTGAAAATTATGGTGGTCACCTATGTGCCCCATGGATCCATATATATAGACATATATAAGTTGTAGGTACTAGTTTCTAGTTATCTTAAGAATGGTAGTTGCTGAAGTGACTGATAAACATAGACATTGAGTTCATTATAACCTTCATTTCATATGAAGGCCTTTGTGTATAGGTTTATCTGTTTGGCTTCTAGATGATTTGGGTTGAAGTCTTTCTCTAATGACTAGACTTGATGTCAGAttccacctcggttggagaggagaacgataAGAACGCTTATtcctaaggggggtggattgtgagatctcatatcggttggagaggggaacgatgcattccttataagggtgtagaaacctctccctagcagacgcgttttaaaactttgaagggaagcctgaaagagaaagctcaaagaggacaatatctgctgaactgttataaatggtatcagagccgctcgacgtgtgccagcaaggacactgggcctccaAAGGGTTGGATTTTGAGataccacatcggttggaggggaAACAAAGCCAgtcaccgagcggtgtgccagtgaggatgctggccccccaaggggtggatttgagatcccacatcagttggggag includes:
- the LOC111785579 gene encoding probable LRR receptor-like serine/threonine-protein kinase At1g06840 → MGKDCVCVFLLWFCCSLLLAAAETTEPSDVAALLAIKRSLIDPMDHLKNWTMGDPCIVGWTGVVCNSINGTVGNLRVKELHLLNQNLSGNLAPEISQLSQLEKLDFMWNDLTGSIPKEIGSLRFLRLLLLNGNKLSGSLPDELGNLTKLIRFQVDENQLSGPIPKSYANLTNLKHIHFNNNTLSGQIPSELSTLPKLIHLLLDNNKLSGSLPPELSSLPVISILQLDNNNLEGEIPASYENFSTLVKLSLRNCGLEGQILNFSKNANLSYLDLSWNHFTGPIPPYNLSSQMTTIILSHNQLNGSIPSSFSGLPALQKLSLENNTLNGSVPSSLWEKVVFNSSARLLLDLRDNSFSGISGSTNPPVNVTLRLEGNPFCLNLRGQNSKLFCASKTVDDGLFRSSSTFNESCPVRGCPTDVFFEYVPDAPDPCFCAAPLGIGYRLKSPSFSYFPPYKYSFQEYVTKELTLDKYQLSIDSYDWEGSRMRMYLKIFPLFDSGSHLLNDNEVLQITEKFMSWNFTRNDLFGPYELLNFTFPNRSQTITLPREKVGIGEGILAAIIVGSVTCVVLIVAVVILLFTRRSSSHNNLSRKNFSSVIGMKIDGVKAFSFKEMQSATGYFNCSSQVGHGGYGKVYKGILSDNSVVAIKRAEEGSLQGQKEFLTEIHLLSRVHHRNLVSLIGYCDEEGEQMLVYEFMSNGTLRDWISGCEFSAKTAVNLNFRRRLQIALGSAKGILYLHTEANPPIYHRDIKSRNILLDAKLTAKVADFGLSRLAPDLDYEGDASGHVSTVVKGTP